ACCGGACGACTGGCGCGCCCTGTTCGCCGCGGCCGGCCTCACCCCGGCCGGCACCCGCACCTTCCTCGTGGACGTCCCGGCGCCGGTCCCGCCGGTCGTCCGCGAGCTGGCCGTCCGCCACTTCGAGCGGCTCCGCGAGGGCATGGGCGAGCACCTGGCCGCCGAGGACCGCACGGTCCTCGACCGGCTCCTCGACCCGGCCGACGAGCACTCCCTGCACCGCCGGACGGACCTCTTCCACCTGACGGCCCACACGGTCCACACCGCCCGCAAGGGCTGAACCGCGCGGGCCGCCCCGCCCGCCTCAGGAGGACACCGGCTCCAGCCGCCACCACTGGAACGGGGAGTCGGTGTCCTCCCCCTGGCGGATGTCGGCACCCTCGGCCGCCGACCCGTCCGCCACTTCGAGCAGCAGCCCGCTGATGAAGCTCACCAGCGCGACCGTCCCGGGTGCCTGGACGTCCTGCTCGATGATCCACTCCTGGGCGCCGAAGTTGTTCGCCCGCCACTGCTGGACGAGCGCGCCCGGCTCCGTGGAGGCGTTCACCACGTCGAGCCGCTTCCCGCTGGCCGCGTTGACCAGGTGGTAGAGCCCGCCGCCGTTCGGCACCGGCGACACCCGCCAGTGCTGCCCCGGCGCGTCCGACGCGGCGCCCTGCTGCACCTTGGCGCCCCCGCGCCGCGAACCGGCGTACACCTCCAGGAGCAGCCCGCTGCCCACGTTCCGCACCCGGTACAGCCCCTCCGGGACGGGGGCCGTGCCCCCGTCCGCCGTCCCCCTCACCAGGGGCCTCAGGCCACGTTGAACTCGGCCGGGTTCGGGCCGAGGCGCCGGCCCTCGTCCAGCGCGCCGATCGCGGCGACGTCCTCCGCGTCCAGCTCGAAGTCGAAGACCTCGATGTTCTCGCGGATCCGGGACGGGGTCACCGACTTCGGGATGACCACGTTGCCCAGCTGGAGGTGCCAGCGGAGCACCACCTGGGCGGGGGTGCGCCCGTGCTTGCGGGCGATGGCGACGAGCGCCGGGACGTCGAGCAGCCCGCGGCCCTGGCCCAGCGGCGACCACGCCTCGGTCGCGATGCCCAGCTCGGCGTGGACGGCGCGGGACTCGGCCTGCGCCAGCTGCGGGTGCAGCTCGATCTGGTTCACCGCCGGCACCACCGAGGTCTCGGCCGTCAGCCGCTCCAGGTGCTCCGGGAGGAAGTTGGAGACGCCGATCGCCTTGGCGCGCCCGTCGGCGAGGATCTTCTCCAGGGCCTTGTAGGTGTCGACGTACGCGTCCTTCGCCGGCACCGGCCAGTGGATCAGGTACAGGTCGACGTAGTCGAGGCCGAGGCGCTCCAGCGAGGCGTCGAAGGCGCGCAGCGTGCTGTCGTGGCCCTGCTCGCTGTTCCACAGCTTGGTGGTGACGAAGAGCTCCTCGCGGGGGATCCCGGAGGCCGCGACGGCCTCGCCGGTGCCGCGCTCGTTCTCGTAGACCGCCGCCGTGTCGATCGAGCGGTAGCCGGCCTCCAGGGCGGTGGCCACGGCCTTCGCCGCCTCGTCGTCCGGCACCTGCCAGACGCCGAAGCCGAGCTGCGGCATCGCCACGCCGTTGTTCAGGATGACCGAGGGGACCTTGCTGTCCGTGCTCACGTGGGATGGATCCTTACGTCGTCATGGTCGTCGGCGGGCGCCGCGCGGACGCCTCGCCCCAAGGGCACAACGATCACCCGGCGCCGGTCATTCCGCGAGCGCGCCACGGCCCCGTCAGCCGTACAGCGCCTCGACCTCCGCCGCGTACGCCCGCTCGATCGCCTTGCGCTTCAGCTTCAGCGACGGGGTGAGCAGCCCGTGCTCCTCGCTGAAGGGGTGGGCGAGGATCCGGAAGGTGCGGATCGACTCGGCCTGCGACACCAGGGTGTTGGCGGCCACCACCCCGCGCCGGATCTCCGTCTCCAGGTCCGGGTCGCGGACCAGCTCGGCGGGGGAGAGCGGCGGCCTGCCCTGGATGGCGAGCCAGTGGTCGACCGCCTCCTGGTCGAGGGTCACCAGAGCCGCGACGTACGGGCGGTCGTTGCCGACGACGAGGCACTGGGCGATCAGCGGGTGCGCCCGCACCCGCTCCTCCAGTCCGCTCGGCGCCACGCTCTTGCCGCCGGACGTCACCAGGATCTCCTTCTTCCGCCCGGTGATCGTCAGATAGCCGTCGGCGTCCAGCGAGCCGAGGTCGCCGGTGGCCAGCCAGCCGTCGTTCAGGACGGCGGCGGTGGCCGCCGGGTCGTTGAGGTAGCCGGAGAAGACCTGGCCGCCGTGGACCCACACCTCGCCGTCCTCCGCGATGTGCACGGTGGTCCCCGGCACGGGCCGGCCCACCGTGCCGTACCGGACCCGGCCCGGTGGGTTCGCGGTCGCGGCGGCCGTCGACTCCGTCAGGCCGTACCCCTCGAAGACGGTGACGCCGGCGCCCGCGAAGAACAGCCCGGTGGCGCGGTCCATCGCCGAGCCGCCCGACATCGCGTACCGGATCCGGCCGCCCAGCGCCTCGCGCACCTTGGTGTACACCGTCCTGTCGAAGAACTGGTGCTGCACCCGCAGCGCCGCCGACGGCCCCGGACCCTGGCCGAACGCCTTCTGCTCCAGGGCCTCCGCGTACTTCACGGCCACGTCCACGGCCTTGTCGAAGACCGCCGCCCGGCCGTCCCTCTCGGCCCTGCGCCGCGCCGCGTGGAAGATCTTCTCGAAGACGTACGGCACGGCGAGGACGAAACGCGGCCGGAAGGACACCAGGTCGGGCAGGAGCGCGGAGGCGGTCATCGACGGCTGGTGCCCCAGCTTCACCCCGCCGCGCACCGCCGCCACCTCCACCATCCGCCCGAAGACGTGGGCCAGCGGCAGGAAGAGCAGGGTGGACGCCTGGTCGCCGGGGCGGGAGCGGAAGACCGGCTCCCAGCCGGCGAGCAGGGCGTCCGTCTCGTGCAGGAAGTGGGCGTGGGTGATCACGCAGCCCTTGGGGCGGCCGGTGGTCCCCGAGGTGTAGATGACCGTCGCCACCGACTCGGGGGTGACCGCGCGGCGGTGCCGGTGCACGACGTCCTCGTCGATGCCCTCCCCGGCGGCGGTCAGCTCCGCGACCGCGCCGGGGCCGGCGTCCTCGCCCGGGTCCAGCTGCCACAGCCGCTGGAGCCGGGGCAGCCGGTCCACGACGGATCCGATGGTCATGGCGTGGTCCTCGTGCTCCACCACGCACGCGGTGACCTCGGCGTCGTGCAGCATCCAGTGCACCTGGTCGGCGGAGGAGGTCGGGTAGACCGGTACGGGCTGGGCGCCGAGCGTCCACAGCGCGAAGTCGAAGAGCGTCCACTCGTAGCGGGTACGGGACATGATGGCGACCCGGTCGCCGAACCGGACCCCGTGCGCGACCAGCCCCTTCGCCAGCGCCAGCACCTCGTCCCGGAACCGGGCGCAGCTCACGTCCTCCCAGGACCCGTCGGCCGCCCGGCGTCCGAAGGCGACCGCGTCGGGGGTGTCGGCGGCGCGGGCGAAGACGGCGTCCGCAAGGCCGCCGCTCAGCGGAGCCGCCTCGACGGGCGGCACGGTGAACTCGCGCACGGACCTGCTCCTCCCTCGACGGCTCGGTGGCTGAAAGGGGCCGCTGTGACGGCTGCGGCGCCGTGACCGTACCCCACCGGAAGCGGCGGCGGCAGGACCTTCACCAAGCCGCGACATTCCCCGTTCGCACAGGTCAGGGCCGGTGAGAAGGCAAGTGACGGCCGACCGGGGCCCGTTGCGTACCGCTCGGTACGCCCCACCCCCGCCAAGTCTCCACCGAATCTGTACCCCCCGACCACGCCCCAAGACCGGCCGGTATCCACCCGAGGTCCCGCGCCCGCGCCCGGGCGCCCGGGGCCGGCGCCCCGCGGAGCCCTCCGGGCCGGCGCCCGGGACCCCGGGGCCGGCGCCCCGGCGGCCCGGGGCAGCGGCTGTAGCCGCTGCCCGGTGGCGCGGGGGCCGGTGCCGTACCCCGGTGGCGCGGAGGCCGGTGCCGTACCCCGGCGGCGCGGAGGCCGGTGCCGTACCCCGGCGGCCCGGTGGCGCGGAGGCCGGAGCCGTCGCCGTACTCCCCGGCGGCCCGGAGCCGTACCCCGGTGGCGCGGAGGCCGGTGCCGTAGACCGGGGGCCCGGTGGCGCGGGGGCCGGTGCCGTCGCCGTACCCCTGGTGGCGCGGGACCGCAGCCGCCGCACCGGCCCCGGCGCCGCAGCCCGTCGCCGGCCCGGGCGCCCTCGGCTGCCGCCCCACGGAGACCCCGGCCGTGCCCCGCCGCGCGCCCGCCCCGCCCGTCATCCCGGGCGGCGGAGGCCGTCGCCGCCCTTCAGGATCGCTTCCGCCAGGGCGTCCGCCGCCTCCTGGGTCGCCCCGCCGCGGCGGCCCTTGCGGAGGACGAAGTCGACCTCGCCGAGTTCCGGCAGGCCGGCGCGGGCCGGTACGGGGACGAGGCCGGGTGGGACGAGGCCGCGGGTGTGGGCCATCACGCCCAGCCCCGCGCGGGCCGCCGCCACGTTGGCGCTCAGGCTGGAGCTGGTGCAGGCGATCCGCCAGGCCCGGCCCTCCGCCTCCAGGGCCGCGAGCGCGCGGGCCCGGGTGATGCCCGGCGGGGGATAGACGATCAGCGGCACCGGGCGCTCCGGGTCGAGCCGCAGCCCCGGCGCCCCGATCCAGACCAGGACGTCGCTCCACACCGGCACCCCGCCCTCGCCGTCCGCCCCGGCGCCCCGCTTGGCCAGGATCAGATCGAGCCGGCCCGCCGCGAGCCGCGCCTGGAGGACCCCGGACAGGCCGACGGTCAGCTCCAGGTCCACCTCGGGGTGGGCGCGCCGGAAGGACTCCAGGATCTCCGGCAGCCGGGTCGCCACGAAGTCCTCCGAGGCGCCGAACCGCAGCCGGCCCCGCAGCCGCGTCCCGGTGAAGAAGGCCGCCGCCCGCTCGTGCGCCTGGAGGATCGTGCGGGCGAAGCCGAGCATCGCCTGCCCGTCCTCGGTCAGCTCCACGCTGTGGGTGTCCCGGGTGAAGAGCGGCCGCCCGGTCGCCTCCTCCAGCCGCCGCACGTGCTGGCTGACGGTCGACTGGCGCAGCCCGAGCCGCCGGGCCGCCCGGGTGAAGCTCAGCGTCTGGGCGACGGCGAGGAAGGTGCGCAGCTGGGTGGGCTCGTACACGGAGCCGACGCTATCGCGGATCGCGATGACAGTCAGTGCCCTGTACGGGATTCCCGATGACCGTCCCGTCGACCAGGATGGGGACCGCGCCCGGCGCACCCGACCCGACCCGTCCCCGCCCGTGTGGAGCCATGAACCGACGCCCCCGCCTGCCCGCCCGGCTGCCGGTCGACGGCTACGTCCTCGCCCTGCTCGGCACCGTCGGCCTCGCTGCCCTGCTGCCCGCCTCCGGCGCGGCCGCCGGCGTCGCGGAGGCCGCCGCCACCGGCGCGGTCGCCCTCCTGTTCTTCCTCTACGGCGCCCGGCTCTCCACCCGGGAGGCGCTCGACGGACTGCGCCACTGGCGGCTCCACCTCACCGTCCTCGGCTGCACCTTCCTCGTCTTCCCGCTGCTCGGCCTGGCCGCCCGCGGACTCGTCCCCGCCGTCCTCACCCCCCAGCTGTACAGCGGGTTCCTCTTCCTCTGCCTGGTCCCGTCGACCATCCAGTCGTCGATCGCCTTCACCTCGATCGCCCGCGGCAACGTGCCGGCCGCGATCTGTGCCGGCTCCTTCTCCTCGCTCGCCGGCATCGTGCTGACCCCGCTGCTCGCCGCCGCCCTGCTCGGCGGGCACACCGGCGGCCTCTCCGCCGACGCCGTCGTCAGGATCGTCCTCCAGCTCATGGTGCCGTTCCTGCTCGGACAGGCGCTGCGCCGCCGGGTCGGCGGCTTCCTGGCCCGGCGGAAGAAGGCGCTCGGACACGTCGACCGGGGCTCGATCCTCCTCGTCGTCTACACCGCCTTCAGCCAGGGCATGGTCGCCGGCATCTGGCACCTGGTGACCCCCGGCCGGCTCGCCCTGCTGCTCGCCGCCGAGGCCGTCCTCCTCGCCCTGATGCTGGCCCTGACCTGGTACGGCGCCGGGAAGCTCGGGTTCGGACGGGCCGACCGGATCGCCGTGCAGTTCGCCGGGTCCAAGAAGAGCATGGCCGCCGGCCTGCCCATGGCGAGCGTCCTCTTCGGCGCACACGCCTCGCTCGCGGTGCTGCCGCTGATGCTCTTCCACCAGATGCAGCTCATGGTCTGCGCGGTCCTCGCCCGGCGCCGGTCCCGCGACCCGGAGGAGACCGGGGCCGGCGCCCCCGTCCCGGGCACGCCCGCGCCGACCGTCACTCCCGGGTGATCACCCGGGCCGCTACGGTGCTCCCATGCCCTCACTCGATCCCGGCCGCACCCGCGCGCACCGCGTCCCCATACGGTACGGGTCCCGTCCCTGCTCCCTCGTCGTCTGCCGGGGCTGCTGCTGCGGCGACCCCCGCAAGAACCCCGGCACCGACCACGCCGCCCAGCT
The Streptomyces roseofulvus genome window above contains:
- a CDS encoding RICIN domain-containing protein, which gives rise to MRGTADGGTAPVPEGLYRVRNVGSGLLLEVYAGSRRGGAKVQQGAASDAPGQHWRVSPVPNGGGLYHLVNAASGKRLDVVNASTEPGALVQQWRANNFGAQEWIIEQDVQAPGTVALVSFISGLLLEVADGSAAEGADIRQGEDTDSPFQWWRLEPVSS
- a CDS encoding aldo/keto reductase, translated to MPQLGFGVWQVPDDEAAKAVATALEAGYRSIDTAAVYENERGTGEAVAASGIPREELFVTTKLWNSEQGHDSTLRAFDASLERLGLDYVDLYLIHWPVPAKDAYVDTYKALEKILADGRAKAIGVSNFLPEHLERLTAETSVVPAVNQIELHPQLAQAESRAVHAELGIATEAWSPLGQGRGLLDVPALVAIARKHGRTPAQVVLRWHLQLGNVVIPKSVTPSRIRENIEVFDFELDAEDVAAIGALDEGRRLGPNPAEFNVA
- a CDS encoding long-chain fatty acid--CoA ligase; translation: MREFTVPPVEAAPLSGGLADAVFARAADTPDAVAFGRRAADGSWEDVSCARFRDEVLALAKGLVAHGVRFGDRVAIMSRTRYEWTLFDFALWTLGAQPVPVYPTSSADQVHWMLHDAEVTACVVEHEDHAMTIGSVVDRLPRLQRLWQLDPGEDAGPGAVAELTAAGEGIDEDVVHRHRRAVTPESVATVIYTSGTTGRPKGCVITHAHFLHETDALLAGWEPVFRSRPGDQASTLLFLPLAHVFGRMVEVAAVRGGVKLGHQPSMTASALLPDLVSFRPRFVLAVPYVFEKIFHAARRRAERDGRAAVFDKAVDVAVKYAEALEQKAFGQGPGPSAALRVQHQFFDRTVYTKVREALGGRIRYAMSGGSAMDRATGLFFAGAGVTVFEGYGLTESTAAATANPPGRVRYGTVGRPVPGTTVHIAEDGEVWVHGGQVFSGYLNDPAATAAVLNDGWLATGDLGSLDADGYLTITGRKKEILVTSGGKSVAPSGLEERVRAHPLIAQCLVVGNDRPYVAALVTLDQEAVDHWLAIQGRPPLSPAELVRDPDLETEIRRGVVAANTLVSQAESIRTFRILAHPFSEEHGLLTPSLKLKRKAIERAYAAEVEALYG
- a CDS encoding LysR family transcriptional regulator, producing MYEPTQLRTFLAVAQTLSFTRAARRLGLRQSTVSQHVRRLEEATGRPLFTRDTHSVELTEDGQAMLGFARTILQAHERAAAFFTGTRLRGRLRFGASEDFVATRLPEILESFRRAHPEVDLELTVGLSGVLQARLAAGRLDLILAKRGAGADGEGGVPVWSDVLVWIGAPGLRLDPERPVPLIVYPPPGITRARALAALEAEGRAWRIACTSSSLSANVAAARAGLGVMAHTRGLVPPGLVPVPARAGLPELGEVDFVLRKGRRGGATQEAADALAEAILKGGDGLRRPG
- a CDS encoding bile acid:sodium symporter family protein, with the protein product MNRRPRLPARLPVDGYVLALLGTVGLAALLPASGAAAGVAEAAATGAVALLFFLYGARLSTREALDGLRHWRLHLTVLGCTFLVFPLLGLAARGLVPAVLTPQLYSGFLFLCLVPSTIQSSIAFTSIARGNVPAAICAGSFSSLAGIVLTPLLAAALLGGHTGGLSADAVVRIVLQLMVPFLLGQALRRRVGGFLARRKKALGHVDRGSILLVVYTAFSQGMVAGIWHLVTPGRLALLLAAEAVLLALMLALTWYGAGKLGFGRADRIAVQFAGSKKSMAAGLPMASVLFGAHASLAVLPLMLFHQMQLMVCAVLARRRSRDPEETGAGAPVPGTPAPTVTPG